The nucleotide sequence GCATCGAGCATATTTCGACACTTGACGACCTCAAGAATATTGGCTATAATCGAATAGATTTTATACACGCATCCCGCGAGGAAATGATCTACCACCGTGAGGGACAGATTGTTGGGCGTGAATTATTAGTACTGATTAAGGAGTAATTAAAGTAATATGTCACACGTGAAAGCCGGCGGTAGCGCCAAAAACGTCCGCAACTCACCCGGCCAACGATTAGGCGTTAAGCGTTTCGGCGGCCAAGTCGTTAATAACGGCGAAGTATTAGTTCGCCAAGTCGGCGCCACCAAGGTTGCCGGCCCTGGAACTTACATGAGCCGTAACTTCACTATCCATGCTGCTAAAGATGGCGTGGTGAGCTTCCAAAAAGTAAAAGTTCGCCGATTCACCGGCAAAACTGCTACTCGTACTCAAGTTATTGTAAAATAAACAAACATTCTTACAATTAGAAAGGCGCC is from Verrucomicrobiia bacterium and encodes:
- a CDS encoding 50S ribosomal protein L27, giving the protein MSHVKAGGSAKNVRNSPGQRLGVKRFGGQVVNNGEVLVRQVGATKVAGPGTYMSRNFTIHAAKDGVVSFQKVKVRRFTGKTATRTQVIVK